ATGATGGAGCTCTATGTGGCCTACGAGGACTATCACTTCATGATGGAGCTGGTGGAGCAGATGGTGAGCACCATTGCCGAGCAGGTCACCGGCAGCACCACCGTGGTCTATCAGGGGCAGCGCATCGACCTCAAGCCGCCGTGGCGCCGTCTGAAGATGTTCGACGCCCTGCGCCACTACACCGGCAAGGACCTGTACGACAAGACCGTGGAAGAATTGCGGGGGATCGCCGCCGAGCTGGGGGTGGAGGTGGAACACTTCTGGGATAGGGGCAAAATCATCGATGAGCTGTTCAGTCAGTTTGTGGAACCCCACCTCATCCAGCCGACCTTCGTCATGGACTACCCTATCGAACTGTCCCCGCTGGCCAAGAAGCATCGCGACGATCCCCGGCTGGTGGAGCGCTTTGAGCCCTACATCGCCGGGCAGGAGATTGGCAATGCCTTCTCCGAGTTGAACGACCCCATCGACCAGTCGGCCCGCTTCCAGGCGCAGATGCGTCTGCGCGAGGCAGGGCTGGAGGAAGCGCAGGTCATGGACCAGGACTACATCCGCGCCCTGGAGTACGGCATGCCGCCCACTGCCGGCCTGGGCATTGGCGTCGATCGCCTGGTCATGCTTCTTACTGATGCGCACTCGCTGCGGGATGTGATCTTTTTCCCGCATATGCGACCGGAGCACTGAGCGGACCATGAATTTCGAGCTCCTCATCGCCAGCCGCCATCTGCGCTCCAAGCGCCGCACCGGCTTCGTCTCGCTGAT
The sequence above is a segment of the Calditrichota bacterium genome. Coding sequences within it:
- a CDS encoding lysine--tRNA ligase, whose amino-acid sequence is MMELYVAYEDYHFMMELVEQMVSTIAEQVTGSTTVVYQGQRIDLKPPWRRLKMFDALRHYTGKDLYDKTVEELRGIAAELGVEVEHFWDRGKIIDELFSQFVEPHLIQPTFVMDYPIELSPLAKKHRDDPRLVERFEPYIAGQEIGNAFSELNDPIDQSARFQAQMRLREAGLEEAQVMDQDYIRALEYGMPPTAGLGIGVDRLVMLLTDAHSLRDVIFFPHMRPEH